Proteins from a genomic interval of Ictalurus furcatus strain D&B chromosome 2, Billie_1.0, whole genome shotgun sequence:
- the LOC128620031 gene encoding transcription initiation factor TFIID subunit 3-like, whose amino-acid sequence MGLQTLSGTLNVITPNRKNFADKLVQAAAMPRKKTRTKKHKKERKKRRSSSSSSEDQGTVDRERRRSSRRDKNKHVSRLVVTTLLLSAQKPVIMIMRSETAAGPPHCARPQCSPQPPGLCEED is encoded by the exons atgggactacagacgttgtcggggacattaaatgtcatcacgccgaacaggaaaaactttgcagataaactggttcag GCAGCAGCGATGCCCAGAAAAAAGACCAGAACAAAGAAGCataagaaagaacgaaagaaacgCAGATCGTCATCGTCCTCCAGCGAGGATCAG GGGAcagtggacagagagagacgcagaaGCAGTCGCAGGGACAAAAACAAGCATGTGAGCAG ACTTGTTGTTACGACGCTTCTACTGAGTGCACAGAAACCAGTGATAATGATTATGAG GTCAGAAACAGCAGCAGGACCCCCTCATTGTGCTCGACCCCAGTGTTCTCCTCAGCCACCTGGACTTTGTGAAGAGGATTAG